The Mesobacillus jeotgali genome window below encodes:
- a CDS encoding tetratricopeptide repeat protein gives MGKDSKAMKQKGQLLSFVPTGEYYFTKGVKAFHRRDLKKAEKYFRRAMHLEPGEPMIVCQLAIVLSEMGEYQQSNRLLHLVLEELDENMAECHYFLANNYAHLGLFRDAFRHANLYLELNEDGEFAEDANDLLDLLTMEAEEMDEDYYEEDDLIVKQEEARNHLESGEFPKAIEIFQEVIEEYPEYWSAYNNLALAYFYLGEATKARDILNDVLERNPGNLHALCNALVFAHYQGQEKEGQDLKDSLEKIHPIHVEHQFKLGATFALVGEYELAYRWLKKLQKTGFEGDGAFYYWLAHASYFTGRENTAVSAWKKVLEFSPEKEGMEPWADKRDVKFESQVSAILNQLNSDYPEERLFALFLTSLSAKKKEILAADTSTDKMTEMEKSYLAYVSSGKLNSKEDEVKGAHETAKLLYDHHQPIGKNEAGVYIMWFSVFEQAAEAGYDFKNKKAWAAAVDYLWDKLRNIKTSKAAVAKKYGLSVSTLSKYINLANEFLQEEDSI, from the coding sequence ATGGGAAAAGACTCTAAAGCAATGAAGCAAAAAGGCCAATTGCTGTCATTCGTTCCGACTGGTGAGTACTATTTCACCAAAGGGGTCAAGGCTTTTCACAGGCGGGACCTTAAAAAGGCTGAGAAGTATTTCCGACGAGCGATGCATCTTGAGCCTGGCGAGCCGATGATCGTTTGCCAGCTGGCGATTGTGCTGTCGGAGATGGGTGAATATCAGCAGTCTAACCGCCTATTGCACTTGGTCCTCGAAGAACTCGATGAAAACATGGCAGAGTGCCATTATTTCTTAGCGAATAACTATGCTCATCTGGGATTGTTCCGCGATGCGTTCAGGCATGCTAATCTTTATTTGGAATTGAATGAAGATGGCGAGTTTGCCGAGGATGCGAACGATCTGCTTGATCTTCTGACAATGGAAGCGGAAGAGATGGATGAGGATTATTATGAAGAGGATGACCTGATCGTCAAGCAGGAGGAAGCGCGCAATCATCTTGAATCGGGCGAGTTTCCGAAGGCGATTGAGATCTTCCAGGAGGTCATCGAAGAGTATCCGGAATACTGGTCAGCCTACAATAATCTGGCGCTGGCGTATTTTTACCTCGGCGAAGCGACGAAGGCACGTGACATCCTGAATGATGTGCTCGAGCGGAACCCTGGCAACCTGCATGCATTGTGCAATGCCCTTGTTTTTGCGCATTATCAGGGTCAGGAGAAGGAAGGCCAGGATCTTAAGGACTCTCTGGAAAAAATCCATCCGATCCACGTTGAACATCAGTTCAAGCTTGGTGCTACATTTGCGCTTGTCGGTGAGTACGAGCTGGCATACCGCTGGCTGAAGAAGCTGCAAAAAACAGGCTTTGAAGGCGACGGTGCCTTCTATTACTGGCTGGCGCATGCTTCCTATTTTACCGGCAGGGAAAATACCGCAGTATCAGCCTGGAAAAAGGTGCTCGAGTTCAGTCCTGAAAAAGAGGGAATGGAGCCGTGGGCTGACAAACGTGACGTAAAATTTGAATCGCAGGTTTCGGCGATCCTGAACCAGCTGAACAGCGATTATCCGGAGGAACGGCTATTTGCGCTATTCCTTACATCTCTGTCTGCTAAAAAGAAAGAAATCCTTGCGGCCGATACATCAACAGATAAAATGACCGAAATGGAAAAATCATACCTTGCGTATGTGAGTTCCGGCAAACTGAACAGCAAGGAAGATGAAGTAAAGGGCGCGCATGAAACGGCAAAGCTTCTTTATGACCACCACCAGCCGATCGGCAAAAATGAAGCTGGTGTCTACATTATGTGGTTCTCAGTATTCGAGCAGGCAGCTGAAGCGGGCTATGACTTCAAGAACAAAAAGGCGTGGGCTGCAGCGGTGGATTATCTGTGGGATAAACTAAGAAATATCAAGACGTCAAAAGCGGCAGTCGCGAAAAAATACGGTTTGTCTGTATCGACGCTTTCCAAATATATAAATTTGGCAAACGAGTTTCTACAGGAAGAAGACAGCATTTAA
- the hisIE gene encoding bifunctional phosphoribosyl-AMP cyclohydrolase/phosphoribosyl-ATP diphosphatase HisIE, with the protein MNLEELKFDDKGLIPAVVQDAATREVLTVAYMNEESLAKSLETRETWFYSRSRQELWHKGATSGNTQKIVEIKYDCDGDSLVVLVDPAGPACHTGAVSCFSENLLEPSADELTSLGDFAVMLELEKTIRQREQEMPEGAYTTYLFEKGVDKILKKIGEEAAEVIIAAKNRDPEELKWEAADLLYHLMVLLQEQKLPLKEVLGVLNKRKKPSAEE; encoded by the coding sequence ATGAATTTAGAAGAATTGAAGTTTGATGATAAGGGTCTGATTCCTGCAGTTGTCCAGGATGCAGCGACACGTGAAGTCCTGACCGTTGCCTATATGAATGAAGAATCCCTTGCCAAGTCGCTTGAAACACGGGAAACCTGGTTTTACAGCCGTTCCCGCCAGGAGCTCTGGCATAAAGGCGCAACGAGCGGCAACACCCAGAAGATCGTCGAGATAAAATACGACTGTGACGGAGATTCCCTCGTGGTGCTCGTCGACCCAGCCGGACCGGCATGCCACACCGGCGCAGTCAGCTGTTTCTCGGAAAACCTGCTAGAGCCATCTGCTGATGAGCTTACATCATTGGGTGATTTTGCTGTAATGCTTGAGTTAGAAAAAACCATTCGCCAGCGCGAACAGGAAATGCCGGAAGGCGCCTATACTACCTATCTATTTGAAAAAGGCGTCGACAAGATCCTGAAAAAAATCGGTGAAGAAGCCGCCGAAGTCATCATCGCCGCCAAAAACCGCGACCCCGAAGAACTGAAGTGGGAAGCCGCGGACCTTCTTTACCACCTGATGGTCCTGCTGCAAGAACAAAAGCTGCCGCTTAAAGAAGTACTAGGAGTATTGAATAAAAGGAAGAAGCCCAGCGCAGAAGAATAG
- the hisF gene encoding imidazole glycerol phosphate synthase subunit HisF: MLSKRIIPCLDVKEGRVVKGVQFVQLRDAGDPVELARVYDEQGADELVFLDISASVEGRKTMVDVVREVASELAIPFTVGGGINTLEDMKKMLRSGADKVSLNTAAVNNPKLIAEGSDFFGAQCIVVAIDAKYDPELGSWRVYTHGGRTPTDWEVIDWAKEAVRLGAGEILLTSMDSDGEKKGFDLRLTRAVSEAVTVPVIASGGAGNAGHFVEAFTEGKADAALAASIFHYRETSVKEVKSHLREKGVTVR; the protein is encoded by the coding sequence ATGTTGAGCAAACGGATCATTCCCTGCCTTGATGTAAAAGAAGGACGCGTCGTAAAAGGAGTGCAATTTGTGCAGCTTCGCGATGCCGGCGACCCTGTCGAGTTGGCGCGCGTTTACGATGAGCAGGGAGCAGATGAGCTCGTATTCCTTGATATATCTGCATCTGTTGAAGGAAGGAAGACAATGGTCGACGTCGTCAGGGAAGTCGCATCAGAGCTGGCCATCCCATTCACTGTCGGCGGCGGCATAAACACACTCGAGGATATGAAAAAGATGCTTCGTTCAGGAGCTGACAAAGTGTCCTTGAATACTGCTGCTGTCAATAATCCAAAATTAATCGCAGAAGGCTCTGATTTCTTTGGCGCACAGTGTATCGTCGTCGCCATCGATGCGAAATACGACCCAGAGCTTGGCTCATGGCGTGTTTACACCCACGGCGGGCGCACACCGACTGATTGGGAAGTGATTGACTGGGCAAAAGAGGCTGTCCGCCTCGGAGCCGGAGAAATCCTGCTGACAAGCATGGACAGTGATGGCGAAAAGAAAGGCTTTGACCTGAGATTGACCCGTGCTGTGAGTGAAGCGGTGACTGTCCCGGTGATTGCCTCTGGCGGTGCCGGAAACGCCGGCCATTTTGTTGAGGCTTTTACCGAAGGAAAAGCAGATGCCGCACTGGCTGCATCAATCTTCCACTATCGCGAAACCTCTGTAAAAGAAGTAAAATCACATCTCCGTGAAAAAGGAGTGACCGTACGATGA